From Methanomassiliicoccus luminyensis B10, the proteins below share one genomic window:
- the rpsB gene encoding 30S ribosomal protein S2 produces the protein MSEETKTDLLVPEDVYLTSGVHIGTQQKSADMKKFIFKVRSDGLYVMDVKQTDARIRATAKFLARFAPDRIVVSSARQYGQKPAKMFGKTLGCKIFAGRFVPGTMTNPEIPEFLEPEVLLVTDPAADQQAVAEALNVGIPIVALCDANNETRNVDLVIPTNNKGRRALACVYWLLTREILKERGVIKSDDEFKLTMDDFEASL, from the coding sequence ATGAGCGAGGAAACTAAGACCGATCTTCTGGTGCCTGAGGACGTATACCTTACCTCCGGTGTCCATATCGGTACCCAGCAGAAGAGCGCCGACATGAAGAAGTTCATCTTCAAGGTCAGGTCGGACGGATTGTACGTAATGGATGTCAAGCAGACCGACGCCCGCATCAGGGCGACGGCCAAGTTCCTGGCCAGGTTCGCTCCTGACCGCATCGTGGTCTCCTCGGCCAGGCAGTACGGCCAGAAGCCGGCCAAGATGTTCGGAAAGACCCTTGGGTGCAAGATCTTCGCTGGCAGGTTCGTCCCCGGCACCATGACCAACCCCGAGATCCCCGAGTTCCTGGAGCCCGAAGTGCTCCTCGTCACCGACCCCGCCGCCGACCAGCAGGCTGTCGCCGAGGCTCTTAACGTGGGCATCCCCATCGTCGCGTTGTGCGACGCCAACAACGAGACCAGGAACGTTGACCTCGTCATCCCTACCAACAACAAGGGCCGCCGCGCCCTCGCCTGTGTCTACTGGCTCCTTACCAGGGAGATCCTGAAGGAGCGGGGCGTCATAAAGAGCGACGACGAGTTCAAGCTCACCATGGACGACTTCGAAGCCAGCCTTTGA
- a CDS encoding DNA-directed RNA polymerase subunit K, with protein sequence MKYTRFEKARIIGARSLQVSLGAPVLIDIPQGMIDPVEIAMLEYDRGAIPITVKRDA encoded by the coding sequence ATGAAATACACTAGATTTGAAAAGGCGCGTATCATTGGTGCCCGGTCTTTGCAGGTTTCCTTGGGTGCGCCGGTTCTCATCGACATCCCTCAGGGGATGATCGACCCCGTCGAGATTGCCATGCTTGAGTACGATAGGGGAGCCATCCCTATCACTGTTAAAAGAGACGCATGA
- a CDS encoding histidine kinase N-terminal 7TM domain-containing protein, whose product MVNVVLLFAPLVATIAVSLGLALYGWTRSSLRARTLFVVLTLQLAFLAAFACMELYVPDLPGKVLCNNIEYLAVATMPPVFLLFTLNFLGRKPATALSTVLLFAVPAMTLLLLWSNDYHHLFYTQVSLDTASRYSTLIPDYNIGFAVHTAYSLLLLVTGVAMLAVSFLQSSRMHRKQVRLVLVAAFIPLFCLLLGLSRAFPVSLTYFMVIGFLAAGVLIFLGTFMYELFDVVPLALSNIIDTVDDGVIVVDTAGHVLFANQNVMRRMGCQDRDVYARPVEAISPGLSRGSVERARRGDLVEVKLGREPNERVFQLGVDDIVDSGGTTTSVLLTLRDITEEKQIAEALREANVKLNLLSSITRHDTLNQVTVIQGYAEIMMERTLEEGDQRKYGERIVAAVKFIEKQFLFAKSYQSLGVNAPAWHSASAIFERAFALGLAEGLEAELYLNDLEIFADPLVDRVFSILLDNTKRHGERATRVKVWHVVAGEILTIVYEDDGVGIHPKEKERIFEQGFGRDSGLGLFLARQVLEVTGMTVRETGELGQGARFEMAVPNGKWRLASAPAPPQEVRLVGH is encoded by the coding sequence ATGGTGAACGTGGTCCTGCTCTTCGCCCCCCTGGTCGCCACCATCGCCGTGTCCCTCGGACTGGCATTATATGGGTGGACGCGGAGCAGCCTCCGCGCAAGGACCCTGTTCGTGGTCCTGACCCTGCAACTGGCCTTCCTCGCCGCCTTCGCCTGCATGGAGCTGTACGTCCCGGACCTGCCGGGAAAGGTGCTCTGCAACAACATCGAGTACCTCGCCGTCGCCACCATGCCGCCGGTCTTCCTGCTGTTCACCCTCAACTTCCTTGGCAGGAAGCCCGCCACCGCCCTGTCCACCGTTCTGCTGTTCGCCGTCCCCGCGATGACGTTGCTCCTGCTGTGGAGCAACGACTATCACCACCTGTTCTACACCCAGGTCAGCCTGGATACGGCGAGCAGGTACTCCACCCTCATCCCCGACTACAATATCGGCTTCGCCGTCCACACCGCTTACTCCCTGCTGCTGCTGGTGACGGGGGTAGCCATGCTGGCCGTCTCCTTCCTTCAATCGTCGAGGATGCATCGGAAGCAGGTCCGGCTGGTCCTCGTGGCCGCGTTCATCCCCTTGTTCTGCCTGCTCCTGGGCCTCTCCAGGGCGTTCCCCGTGAGCCTCACCTACTTCATGGTGATCGGGTTCCTCGCCGCGGGGGTGCTGATATTCCTGGGCACGTTCATGTACGAGCTGTTCGACGTGGTGCCGCTGGCGCTGTCCAACATCATCGACACCGTGGACGACGGCGTCATCGTCGTCGACACCGCCGGGCATGTGCTGTTCGCCAACCAGAACGTAATGAGGAGGATGGGGTGCCAGGATAGGGACGTGTACGCCCGGCCGGTGGAGGCCATATCGCCCGGCCTGTCCCGGGGGAGCGTGGAGCGGGCCCGGAGGGGGGACCTGGTGGAGGTGAAGCTGGGCCGGGAGCCAAACGAGCGGGTTTTCCAGCTCGGCGTCGACGATATCGTCGACAGCGGAGGCACCACCACCAGCGTGCTGCTCACCCTGAGGGATATCACCGAGGAGAAGCAGATCGCCGAGGCGCTGCGGGAGGCGAACGTCAAGCTCAACCTCCTGTCAAGTATCACCAGGCACGACACCCTGAACCAGGTTACGGTGATCCAGGGCTACGCGGAGATCATGATGGAACGGACGCTGGAGGAGGGGGACCAGAGGAAGTACGGGGAGCGTATCGTCGCGGCGGTCAAGTTCATCGAGAAGCAGTTCCTGTTCGCCAAGAGCTACCAGAGCCTGGGGGTGAACGCACCGGCCTGGCATAGCGCCTCCGCCATATTCGAGCGGGCTTTCGCCCTAGGCCTCGCCGAGGGGCTGGAGGCGGAGTTGTACCTCAACGACCTGGAGATCTTCGCCGACCCCCTGGTGGACAGGGTGTTCAGCATCCTGCTAGACAATACCAAGAGGCACGGGGAAAGGGCCACGCGGGTCAAGGTGTGGCATGTGGTGGCTGGCGAGATCCTCACCATCGTCTATGAGGACGACGGGGTCGGCATACATCCCAAGGAAAAGGAGCGCATCTTCGAGCAGGGCTTCGGCAGGGACAGCGGACTGGGGTTGTTCCTCGCCCGGCAGGTGCTGGAGGTGACGGGGATGACGGTCAGGGAAACGGGGGAGCTGGGACAGGGAGCGCGGTTCGAGATGGCGGTGCCTAACGGCAAGTGGAGGCTGGCGTCCGCTCCCGCCCCGCCCCAGGAAGTGAGGCTGGTCGGCCACTGA